AACCTCGGCCACCCGCATGTTGAGTTCTACGAGCTCAAGGGCCTCAATCACGGCTCCATGGCCCGGGCGCAGTTTGTTATCATCCCCGAGTTTATCGAGCGCGTGCTCAACGGCGATCCTCCTCCCAAGGGGCAGATCTAGGGCAGCCTCACCCGTCGGCTCAGAATACGTCGTACGCCACTTGGCTTTACTGTTATCATTATTAAATCTCAGAGCTATTATGAAATTACGAGATCGCGTTACTCCCTCCGGCTTACGAAAGGGCCTGGCTGGTGCACTCATGACACTTGCGGCTGCCGCAGCCTTTGCCGGTGGGCGCGTAGAATGGGCGATCCCCTACCGGGCCTCTGACGCTCAGCTCCCCGAGGATGCCTATCAGCGTACACAGTGTAAGCTCGACATCTACATCCCCGAGGGGGTGGAGGACTTTCCCACGGTCGTGTGGTTCCATGGGGGAGGTCTTGTCAAAGGGGGGCGCCACTTCCCCGATCTGAAGGACAAGGGTATTGCGCTCGTTGCGGTGGGCTACCGCCTGCATCCTCAGGCGAACTACCCGGCCTTTCTCGATGATGCCGGGGCAGCTGTCGCTTGGACGCTGGATAACATCGCCAAGTACGGCGGCGATCCGAACAAGGTCTTTGTCTCCGGGGCCTCTGCCGGTGGCTATCTCTCGGCCATGGTTGGAATGGACCCCCGATGGCTTGAGGCCTATGGGCACGCACCGGATGAGCTTGCCGGGATCATCCCGGTTACCGGGCAGATGACCACACACTTTAATGTCAAAAAATGGCTTGGCGACGAGGGCTTGCAATACCGCCCCGTGGTCGACGAAAACGCCCCTATGTACTACGTCCGGCGCGGCTTGCCGCCGTTCTGCATCATCGTCGGTGACCGTGACCTCGACTTTCCCGCGCGTGTCTCCGAAAACCAGTTTATGGCCGATACGCTGAAGGTGCTTAAGAACAAGCAAGTCGAGTTCTACGCGCTGGAGGGCTTGAGCCATACGCAGGTTAGCGCTGGCGCTGCGATTATTATACCGGGCTTTATTGAAAGAGTAACTGAAACCGGCCCTGCCAAGAA
This genomic interval from Ruficoccus sp. ZRK36 contains the following:
- a CDS encoding alpha/beta hydrolase, producing the protein MKLRDRVTPSGLRKGLAGALMTLAAAAAFAGGRVEWAIPYRASDAQLPEDAYQRTQCKLDIYIPEGVEDFPTVVWFHGGGLVKGGRHFPDLKDKGIALVAVGYRLHPQANYPAFLDDAGAAVAWTLDNIAKYGGDPNKVFVSGASAGGYLSAMVGMDPRWLEAYGHAPDELAGIIPVTGQMTTHFNVKKWLGDEGLQYRPVVDENAPMYYVRRGLPPFCIIVGDRDLDFPARVSENQFMADTLKVLKNKQVEFYALEGLSHTQVSAGAAIIIPGFIERVTETGPAKKK